One genomic region from Actinomycetota bacterium encodes:
- the recO gene encoding DNA repair protein RecO has product MEMHAGLREDYDRSCGAAVVFDFCDKVSLEGQAEERMFPLAVTALDVLAAADAADVRALVTAFLIKAMAVQGYRPQLAGCVHCASEKCGAGFSIEAGGVVCAECAGEDEAVVPLSSAGRSAIGALMGARMAEVAALGVPDEVLDGVARLVRTFVQHHLPARMKSLGFLG; this is encoded by the coding sequence GTGGAGATGCACGCCGGCCTGCGCGAGGACTACGACCGGTCGTGCGGCGCGGCCGTCGTGTTCGACTTCTGCGACAAGGTCTCGCTGGAGGGTCAGGCCGAGGAGCGCATGTTCCCGCTGGCCGTGACCGCACTCGACGTGCTCGCGGCCGCCGACGCCGCCGACGTGCGGGCGCTCGTGACGGCGTTCCTGATCAAGGCGATGGCGGTGCAGGGCTACCGGCCGCAGCTTGCTGGCTGCGTGCACTGCGCGAGCGAGAAGTGCGGCGCCGGGTTCTCGATCGAGGCGGGAGGCGTCGTGTGCGCCGAGTGCGCGGGCGAGGACGAGGCGGTCGTGCCGCTGTCGTCGGCGGGGCGGAGCGCGATCGGCGCGCTCATGGGCGCGAGGATGGCCGAGGTCGCGGCACTCGGGGTGCCGGACGAAGTGCTCGACGGGGTCGCGCGCCTCGTGCGCACGTTCGTGCAGCACCACCTGCCGGCGCGCATGAAGTCGCTCGGGTTCTTGGGGTAG
- the ybeY gene encoding rRNA maturation RNase YbeY, producing MSERVSVTSHRDPEPLDLAAFERLGEFVLDAEDVTGGAELSVAIVGEDEMANLNERYRGKDGATDVLSFPCDDPCPVPGDEPVALGDVIVAPEVAARQAAEYGSTVEAELDLLLVHGILHLLGYDHESDADAEAMQARERELLARWADAR from the coding sequence GTGAGCGAGCGCGTCAGTGTGACCTCCCACCGCGACCCCGAGCCGCTCGACCTGGCCGCCTTCGAGCGCCTCGGCGAGTTCGTGCTCGACGCCGAGGACGTGACGGGCGGCGCTGAGCTGTCGGTCGCGATCGTCGGCGAGGACGAGATGGCGAACCTCAACGAGCGCTACCGCGGCAAGGACGGCGCCACGGACGTCCTCAGCTTCCCCTGCGACGACCCCTGCCCCGTGCCCGGCGACGAGCCGGTCGCGCTCGGCGACGTCATCGTCGCGCCCGAGGTCGCCGCGCGCCAGGCCGCCGAGTACGGCTCGACCGTCGAGGCCGAGCTCGACCTGCTGCTCGTCCACGGCATCCTCCACCTGCTCGGCTACGACCACGAGTCCGATGCCGACGCCGAGGCGATGCAGGCCCGCGAGCGCGAGCTGCTCGCGCGCTGGGCAGACGCCCGCTAG
- a CDS encoding PhoH family protein, which produces MIDLLGHGDHLLKLIEDQFDADIGVRGNEISISGGSAESQAVSALFGELLQLLEAGQPLSADSIDRAIDMLKSGEDSPSAVFSDVILTHRGKTIRPKTAGQKRYVDAIRSNTVTFGIGPAGTGKTYLAMAMAVEALKAKEVGRIILTRPAVEAGESLGFLPGNLYEKVDPYLRPLYDALFDMMDIEKSTSLTERGVIEVAPLAFMRGRTLNDSFIILDEAQNTSPEQMKMFLTRLGFGSKVVVTGDVTQIDLPKGASGLKQVREILTGITDVAFVELKSKDVVRHKLVQRIVTAYHEFEEARSAERGES; this is translated from the coding sequence ATGATCGACCTGCTGGGACACGGCGACCACCTGCTCAAGCTGATCGAGGACCAGTTCGACGCCGACATCGGCGTGCGCGGCAACGAGATCTCGATCTCGGGCGGATCCGCGGAGAGCCAGGCGGTCTCTGCGCTCTTCGGCGAGCTCCTTCAGCTCCTCGAGGCAGGCCAGCCGCTCTCGGCGGACTCCATCGACCGCGCCATCGACATGCTCAAGTCCGGCGAGGACAGCCCCTCGGCCGTGTTCTCCGACGTCATCCTCACGCACCGAGGCAAGACGATCCGCCCGAAGACCGCGGGCCAGAAGCGCTACGTGGATGCGATCCGCAGCAATACGGTCACCTTCGGCATCGGCCCGGCCGGCACCGGCAAGACCTACCTCGCCATGGCGATGGCGGTCGAGGCGCTCAAGGCCAAGGAGGTCGGCCGCATCATCCTCACGCGCCCGGCCGTCGAGGCGGGCGAGTCGCTCGGCTTCCTGCCGGGCAACCTCTACGAGAAGGTCGACCCCTACCTGCGGCCGCTGTACGACGCGCTGTTCGACATGATGGACATCGAGAAGTCCACGTCGCTGACCGAGCGCGGCGTCATCGAGGTCGCGCCGCTCGCATTCATGCGCGGCCGCACGCTCAACGACTCGTTCATCATCCTCGACGAGGCCCAGAACACGAGCCCCGAGCAGATGAAGATGTTCCTGACGCGCCTCGGGTTCGGCAGCAAGGTCGTGGTGACCGGTGACGTCACGCAGATCGACCTGCCGAAGGGCGCGTCGGGCCTGAAGCAGGTCCGCGAGATCCTCACCGGTATCACCGACGTGGCGTTCGTCGAGCTCAAGAGCAAGGACGTGGTGCGCCACAAGCTGGTCCAGCGCATCGTCACCGCCTACCACGAGTTCGAGGAGGCGCGCAGCGCCGAGAGGGGTGAGTCGTGA
- the deoC gene encoding deoxyribose-phosphate aldolase — protein MDRDTLAAAIDQTMLKPTVGFAEGARWIEANAALGFAALCVAPFLVPVAAQKLAGTATKVCSVCGFPLGYANTESKAEEAAHLVELGCQEVDMVMNVAAFLEGEDGFVADDVAAVVAQVEHVSGGSALVKVIIETGHLDAAQIARAAVLVADSGAAFVKTCTGFGPRGATADDVRTLRAAVGERIGVKASGGIRDLVGALEMLDAGATRLGSSSGTEILDALAHGRG, from the coding sequence ATGGACAGGGACACGCTCGCTGCCGCGATCGACCAGACCATGCTCAAGCCGACGGTGGGCTTCGCCGAGGGGGCGCGCTGGATCGAGGCGAACGCCGCACTCGGCTTCGCCGCGCTGTGCGTCGCGCCGTTCCTCGTGCCGGTCGCCGCGCAGAAGCTCGCCGGCACGGCCACGAAGGTCTGCTCGGTGTGCGGCTTCCCGCTCGGGTACGCGAACACCGAGTCCAAGGCCGAGGAGGCCGCCCACCTGGTCGAACTCGGGTGCCAAGAGGTCGACATGGTGATGAACGTCGCGGCGTTCCTCGAAGGCGAGGACGGGTTCGTGGCCGACGACGTCGCGGCCGTGGTGGCGCAGGTGGAGCACGTGTCGGGCGGGTCTGCGCTGGTCAAGGTCATCATCGAGACCGGACATCTGGACGCCGCGCAGATCGCGCGCGCGGCCGTGCTCGTGGCCGACTCGGGCGCCGCGTTCGTGAAGACGTGCACCGGCTTCGGACCGCGCGGCGCCACCGCCGACGACGTGCGCACGCTGCGCGCGGCCGTGGGCGAGCGCATCGGCGTGAAGGCGTCCGGCGGCATCCGCGACCTGGTCGGCGCGCTCGAGATGCTCGACGCGGGCGCCACGCGGCTCGGGTCCTCCTCGGGCACGGAGATCCTCGACGCGCTGGCGCACGGGCGCGGGTAG
- a CDS encoding phosphatase PAP2 family protein, producing the protein MRSRSLLWSFNYAIEGIVYALKTQRNMRIHVALAIAVLVAALALRISALEFIALLFAISLVIVTELVNTALENAVDLAVEHFDPAAKAAKDVAAGAVLLASVSAVAVGYVVFFGRISGPTQHLFAYLRDMPAHLTIIALGLAGLLALAGKWASHTGTWLSGGWPSGHTALAMAAAASIGFVTRNVQATLLALFVAALVAQSRVESERHTVTQVVSGAVIGFLAATFVFQVAFR; encoded by the coding sequence ATGCGCAGCCGCTCGTTGCTCTGGAGCTTCAACTACGCGATCGAGGGGATCGTCTACGCCCTCAAGACGCAGCGGAACATGCGGATCCATGTGGCGCTGGCCATCGCGGTGCTCGTTGCGGCGCTCGCGCTGCGCATCTCCGCGCTCGAGTTCATCGCCCTGCTGTTCGCGATCTCGCTCGTGATCGTCACCGAGCTCGTGAACACCGCGCTCGAGAACGCTGTCGATCTCGCCGTCGAGCATTTCGACCCCGCCGCCAAGGCCGCCAAGGACGTCGCGGCCGGCGCGGTCCTGCTCGCGTCCGTGAGCGCGGTCGCGGTCGGCTACGTGGTCTTCTTCGGCCGCATCTCCGGGCCCACGCAGCACCTCTTCGCGTACCTGCGCGACATGCCCGCGCACCTCACCATCATCGCGCTCGGGCTGGCTGGCTTGCTCGCGCTCGCCGGCAAGTGGGCGTCGCACACCGGTACGTGGCTGTCGGGCGGCTGGCCGTCCGGGCACACCGCGCTGGCGATGGCGGCCGCGGCGTCGATCGGGTTCGTCACGCGCAACGTGCAGGCGACCCTGCTCGCGCTGTTCGTGGCGGCGCTCGTGGCGCAGTCGCGCGTGGAGTCCGAGCGGCACACGGTCACCCAGGTCGTCTCGGGCGCCGTGATCGGCTTCCTCGCGGCCACCTTCGTCTTCCAGGTGGCGTTCCGATGA
- a CDS encoding cytidine deaminase encodes MTEITAADLALLAFAREAREKAYAPYSKFRVGAAVMAADNEIYQGCNVENASYGATLCAERSAAAACIATGRREIVAVAVVGDSDAPTPPCGCCRQFLAEFGPDMRVVMGGATDAVMVMRLDELLPEAFVRGYLDQDEFDGD; translated from the coding sequence ATGACCGAGATCACCGCCGCCGACTTGGCCCTGCTCGCGTTCGCGCGCGAGGCCCGCGAGAAGGCGTACGCGCCGTACTCGAAGTTCCGCGTGGGCGCGGCCGTCATGGCCGCCGACAACGAGATCTATCAGGGCTGCAATGTCGAGAACGCCTCGTACGGCGCCACGCTGTGCGCCGAGCGCTCCGCCGCAGCGGCGTGCATCGCGACCGGACGCCGCGAGATCGTCGCCGTCGCCGTGGTCGGCGACTCCGACGCGCCCACGCCCCCGTGCGGCTGCTGCCGGCAGTTCCTCGCCGAGTTCGGACCGGACATGCGCGTCGTCATGGGCGGGGCGACCGACGCGGTCATGGTCATGCGCCTCGACGAGCTGCTGCCCGAGGCGTTCGTCCGCGGCTACCTGGACCAGGACGAATTCGACGGTGACTGA
- a CDS encoding GTPase Era, which yields MTEPAAPGGADPLAPVRSGFVALVGRPNAGKSTLVNAAVGAKVAITSDTPQTTRHRLRAVLDRDDAQVVFVDTPGLHKPLDALGEELNRSSLLALGDVDVACLVIDASAEVGRGDEWVAKRVAAAPGAKRVLVLTKADLVAPEVLERRLDAARALCEFDDAVVVSATEGFNVDGFVQVVVRLLPEGPRYFPRDVTTDQPIEVMLAEFIREKVLRAMRDEVPHAVGVAIEEIDVTEATGMVTIRAVVYVERESQKGMIVGKGGAMIKRIGTEARADLERLLGGKVFLDLRVKVRKDWRRDSSQIRRFGYGEGL from the coding sequence GTGACTGAGCCGGCGGCACCCGGCGGGGCCGACCCGCTCGCGCCGGTCCGCAGCGGCTTCGTCGCGCTCGTCGGCCGGCCGAACGCCGGCAAGTCCACGCTGGTCAACGCGGCCGTCGGTGCGAAGGTCGCCATCACTTCGGACACCCCGCAGACCACCCGGCACCGCCTGCGCGCGGTGCTCGACCGCGACGACGCGCAGGTGGTCTTCGTCGACACGCCGGGCCTGCACAAGCCGCTCGACGCGCTCGGGGAGGAGCTCAACCGCTCGTCGCTGCTCGCGCTCGGCGACGTCGACGTGGCGTGCCTCGTGATCGATGCGTCTGCCGAGGTGGGCCGAGGCGACGAGTGGGTCGCCAAGCGCGTGGCCGCCGCTCCCGGTGCCAAGCGCGTCCTCGTGCTCACGAAGGCCGACCTGGTCGCGCCGGAGGTCCTCGAACGCCGCTTGGACGCCGCACGCGCGCTGTGCGAGTTCGACGACGCGGTCGTCGTCTCGGCGACAGAGGGCTTCAACGTCGACGGCTTCGTCCAGGTCGTGGTGCGGCTGCTGCCGGAAGGCCCGCGCTACTTCCCGCGCGACGTCACCACCGACCAGCCCATCGAGGTCATGCTCGCCGAGTTCATCCGCGAGAAGGTCCTGCGCGCCATGCGCGACGAGGTCCCGCACGCGGTCGGCGTCGCCATCGAGGAGATCGATGTGACCGAGGCGACCGGCATGGTCACGATCCGCGCGGTCGTGTACGTGGAGCGCGAGTCGCAGAAGGGGATGATAGTGGGCAAGGGTGGCGCGATGATCAAGCGCATCGGCACCGAGGCTCGCGCCGACCTCGAGCGCCTGCTCGGCGGCAAGGTCTTCCTCGACCTGCGGGTGAAGGTGCGCAAGGACTGGCGCCGGGACTCCTCGCAGATCCGCAGGTTCGGCTACGGAGAGGGACTGTAG
- a CDS encoding Ppx/GppA family phosphatase, with translation MKRLAAIDIGSNSVRLMVVAVERGGGYRLLDEEKAQVRLGEGLVQSGALSDAAQERALEALARMLEIARSLEADTVRAVATAAVRTASNGPAFVARVRETLGLDVEVVSEIEEGRLAFTGAAASFDLPGRTAVIDIGGGSVEIVRAADGQIESITSLPLGAVVLTDRIGTADPPAREDLRAVRRHVRESLRGAFGEDPEPVTVMIGSGGTATSLAAVVAAAAGDDYASVHGRELSLSDVVHVYAQLKSLTLEQRRAVPGVPDYRADIIVAGALVVREAMAVLRCNRFLVNTRGIREGLVLETIARATGRRKGADPSAAIVRFGKRCRFDQRHAEHVNELALSLFDSMADESLTADDRRLLETAAMLHDVGYFVGYEKHHRHSCHLLTYADLPGHSPRDMAVVAAVARYHRGGLPKARHEEFARLSPTDRDTVSKLGGILRLADGFDRGRVGRVRSVTLERRDDRVTVTADGDADLHVELYGAREKADLLEKAFGVRVRISGA, from the coding sequence GTGAAGCGCCTCGCCGCGATCGACATCGGGAGCAACTCCGTCCGGCTCATGGTCGTGGCGGTCGAACGCGGCGGCGGCTACCGTTTGCTCGACGAGGAGAAGGCGCAGGTCCGCCTCGGCGAAGGACTCGTGCAGTCCGGCGCGTTGTCGGACGCGGCCCAGGAACGCGCTCTCGAGGCGCTCGCCAGGATGCTCGAGATCGCGCGAAGCCTGGAGGCCGACACGGTGCGGGCCGTCGCCACGGCGGCGGTGCGCACGGCCTCCAACGGCCCCGCGTTCGTCGCACGCGTGCGCGAGACGCTCGGACTCGACGTCGAGGTCGTCTCGGAGATCGAGGAGGGCAGGCTCGCGTTCACGGGAGCCGCGGCGAGTTTCGACCTTCCGGGCCGCACCGCGGTCATCGACATCGGGGGCGGCTCTGTGGAGATCGTCCGCGCCGCCGACGGACAGATCGAGAGCATCACGTCGCTGCCCCTGGGCGCCGTCGTGCTCACCGACCGCATCGGCACCGCCGACCCGCCCGCGCGCGAGGACCTGCGCGCGGTGCGCCGGCACGTTCGCGAATCGCTCCGCGGCGCGTTCGGGGAGGACCCCGAGCCGGTCACGGTGATGATCGGCTCGGGGGGGACGGCCACCTCGCTGGCCGCAGTCGTCGCGGCGGCGGCAGGCGACGACTACGCGTCCGTGCACGGGCGCGAACTCTCGCTCTCCGATGTCGTGCACGTCTACGCCCAGCTCAAGAGCCTCACGCTCGAGCAGCGCCGCGCGGTACCCGGAGTGCCAGACTACCGAGCCGACATCATCGTGGCCGGCGCGCTCGTGGTGCGCGAGGCGATGGCCGTGCTGCGCTGCAACCGCTTCCTGGTGAACACCCGCGGCATCCGAGAGGGACTCGTCCTCGAGACGATCGCACGGGCGACGGGCAGGCGCAAAGGAGCCGACCCCTCCGCAGCCATCGTCCGCTTCGGCAAGCGGTGCAGGTTCGACCAGCGCCACGCCGAGCACGTGAACGAGCTCGCGCTCTCGCTGTTCGACTCGATGGCCGACGAGTCGCTGACCGCCGACGACCGCCGCCTGCTCGAGACCGCCGCGATGCTGCACGACGTCGGTTACTTCGTCGGGTACGAGAAGCACCACCGGCACAGCTGCCACCTGCTGACCTACGCGGATCTGCCCGGGCACTCGCCTCGCGACATGGCCGTCGTGGCCGCGGTCGCGCGCTACCATCGCGGCGGACTGCCCAAGGCCAGGCACGAGGAGTTCGCGCGCCTGTCGCCCACCGACCGTGACACGGTCTCCAAGCTCGGGGGCATCCTGCGGCTCGCCGACGGATTCGACCGGGGACGAGTCGGCCGCGTGCGCTCCGTGACCCTCGAGCGCCGCGACGACCGGGTCACGGTGACGGCAGACGGCGACGCCGACCTCCACGTCGAGCTCTACGGCGCGCGCGAGAAAGCCGACCTGCTCGAGAAGGCGTTCGGGGTGCGCGTGCGGATCAGCGGCGCCTGA
- a CDS encoding MiaB/RimO family radical SAM methylthiotransferase, with protein PASPVTSHTTSHTTSYVTPATGEALRVRGAAFRTRADLKVEDGCDARCAYCIVPDARGPARSVPWDDVLAQVAALATAGVSEVVLTGVNLGRYADTGRDLADLVRAVAAAGIPRVRLSSIEPLDLTERMLTALAETPQVCAHLHVPLQSGADAVLAAMRRGYTAAQYADAIARARAALPGLAVTTDVIAGFPGESPDDHAATIALCERLAFAKLHVFRYSEREGTPAATMPGSVPPATRTARAADLRAAGERLRATYLADAARRPEPQEVLVERVRAGVAEGTTRDYVHVTWPVAGGARAGDVVSAELRESATLR; from the coding sequence GCCGGCGTCACCGGTGACGTCACATACGACGTCACATACGACGTCGTATGTGACGCCGGCAACCGGAGAGGCCCTCCGCGTCCGCGGCGCCGCCTTCCGCACGCGCGCCGACCTCAAGGTCGAGGACGGCTGCGACGCCCGTTGCGCCTACTGCATCGTGCCGGACGCCCGCGGGCCCGCGCGGTCAGTGCCATGGGACGACGTGCTCGCGCAGGTCGCCGCGCTCGCGACCGCCGGCGTGAGCGAGGTCGTCCTCACCGGCGTGAACCTCGGCCGCTACGCGGACACGGGCCGTGACCTCGCAGACCTCGTCCGCGCGGTCGCTGCAGCCGGGATCCCGCGCGTGCGCCTCTCGAGCATCGAGCCGCTCGATCTGACCGAGCGCATGCTCACGGCGCTCGCCGAGACGCCGCAGGTCTGCGCGCACCTGCACGTGCCGCTGCAGTCGGGCGCAGACGCGGTCCTCGCCGCGATGCGCCGCGGCTACACTGCCGCGCAGTACGCCGACGCGATCGCCCGAGCACGCGCGGCGCTGCCCGGCCTCGCCGTCACGACCGACGTCATCGCCGGCTTCCCCGGTGAGTCGCCGGACGACCACGCCGCCACGATCGCGCTCTGCGAGCGTCTCGCCTTCGCCAAGTTGCACGTGTTCCGCTACTCGGAGCGCGAGGGCACGCCAGCCGCCACGATGCCCGGCAGCGTCCCGCCGGCCACCCGCACTGCACGCGCGGCGGACCTGCGCGCCGCCGGCGAGCGGCTGCGCGCGACGTACCTGGCGGACGCGGCGCGCCGCCCCGAGCCGCAGGAGGTCCTCGTCGAGCGCGTCCGTGCCGGCGTCGCCGAGGGAACCACGCGCGACTACGTCCACGTGACCTGGCCGGTCGCGGGCGGGGCGCGCGCGGGTGACGTGGTCAGCGCGGAGCTGCGCGAGTCCGCCACGCTGCGCTGA